A segment of the Hallerella succinigenes genome:
GTTAGACGGCTGAATGTGTCCCATGCTGCCGGGAAACTTGAGAACGCTCGGGTCTTTGGGGGCTTCTCGCACGTTCAGAGCGATGGCGAGCCTCAATCGGTGCAGCGCATGCACCTTGTTCTCGTTTGCGCTCCGGCTTTCACAGGATTTGATTGCTAAATTAAAGACGGATAGCCGAAGATCGACTCCGGAATTCGTCTTGTTGCGGAATTGTCCGCCTGGGCCGCCTCCTTGGAAACCCGAAACTTTGCAGGCTCGGAGGAGTTCGTTTAACGGCATTTGTAAATAGGTATCGCGATGCATCACAAGAAAAATATAACATTCGGCGCAAAGAAGCTCGTTTTTGTTCTTTGCACGCTCTCTCTTGCCCTGCTTTCCGCATGTGTTGGCCATACAGCCGCTCAGACGTCCGACGCTGTGACTTACGAGCAGACGACGGAACAGAAGCAGCTCATGCTGGAACAGACCTATGCGGACTTTATCGCAAAGGTGGAAGCGAATGTTCCCCCGGAATCGCTTCTCGTGTTTTTAACGGATACGTCTGTGTTCTTTGCCGATACGCTTCAGCGCTATGCAAAGGAAATGCCTGCGGAACAGGTGGAACAGTTGCCGCTCGGTGAAATGCTCGCCGTTTTGGTTTACCGCATTTATGACCGGGAACGTGCCTGGGATCCGAATATGAACAAAGATTACCGCATGCTCTCGCTTTTGGCGGGTAAGCAAGGCGTGATCCGCCGTATGACGAATTTGAAGCTTGGACCGTTCGAAATCAAAAAGGACCGCGGCAGTGTAGGCCTTGCGACGAGCCCGAAGGTTCCGGTCATCATTTTTGCGTGGGACGATATCAGCTGGAAGCTCAATGTGAAGGCGACGCTTCCGCTTGTGACAAAGGGCCTTGAAAGTATCGGGATGAAGAAGGAATGGTCGACGAAGGAACTTGCCCTGTACCTTCTTGAAAAGGAATTCCATTATACATACACAAATATCCGCTTTGATGATTCGCTTTTCGATCCGTATTCCACGTTCTAACCGGTTGAAGTTGGATGCCTAAAAATTTGAAGTCTTGGAAAACGATTTCTTCAAAGTCGCTGCTTGATACGCGCTTTTTGAAAGTCGAAGAGGAAGTCTGTGAACTTCCGAATGGAAAAGTCATCCCGGATTTTTATACGCTCTGGCAACCGGACTGGGTGCTGATCCTTGCGCAGACGAAAAATGGCGAATGGATTATGGAACATCAGTACCGCCACGGCACAGGAAAGATAGCGTTAGAATTCCCGGCAGGAATTGTGGATGCGGGAGAGTCTCCGCTTGAAGCGGCCAAGCGTGAATTGCAAGAAGAATGTGCTTATGCAGGCGGGAAGTTTGAATATCTTGCAGAACTTCCGATGAATCCGGACCGTCACCGAGGACGTTTTTTTGTGGTGCGTGCGACGGGTGTCGAACCGCAGGGCAATACGCATTTTGATATGGGCGAAGAAATAGAAACGCTCTTGTATTCGACGGAAACGGTCGTCGAAAAAATGCGTTCCGGGGAAATTCACCATCCGCATCAGATTGCGGCCTTTATGCTCTACGGAATCGATCCGTTGCAGGGGACTTTGCACAAATGAAAAAGACAATCTTTGAAACGGAAGTGCAGGGACCTTCCTTGTCGAGTGAATGTGCCGCTGTAAAAATCCTGTGCGACCGTGCACGCCATCCGAAAATGGAATGGTTTGCCAGTTCGGGCGAAAGCCTTTGGACGACGGTGGATTTGGATTCGTTCAAACGTTTGGAATTCTTTTCGGAACGTTCGACCGGTCTCCGTAAAAATGCGGATTCTTCGCTTGCGACTTTTGAACATTTGACGCCAGTCCTTTTGATGTATCCGCAGTCGTACTTTGAAATTCGGGCGCTGTCAAAGGAACTTCCGATTTTGGATGGAAGTGCGTATCCGTGGTATGAAGCGGTTCGAAAGATTGCTGGGCTTCCGCAGGATCTTGTATTTTATGACGCTCCGATCCGCGAACGTTTTGACTGGGGCTACGGCTTTATGGAAGTGAGCCCGGCGGATTCCTTGGAAATAGAATATTCGATTTCACATGGTTCCTATGCGGATGATGCCTATGTGGAAATCTACGAAGCGGAAGACCTGGTGAAACTTTTCCCGGCGCGCACTTTTATTTTTGAAGACGATTTTGAAAAGGCTCGTGCCGAAGGGCTTCTTGCCGGTGTCGATGGCAGTTGTGGACTTTTGCTTCGCGAAGAAAACGGCAAGGCTTCAGTGGTGGCTGGAGAAAAGTTCCGGATGCCGAATGAACCGGTAATGCATAAAATCCTCGATTTGATTGGGGATATCGCCCTTCCAGCGCCTTTTTTACCTAGATTACGAATTAGGATTCACAATGGTGGGCATCTTGCCCACCGCAAAATGCTAGAGAGGATTCTAGAATATGCTTACAGATACACTCCCCAAGTCGACTAAGCCGGGCGTTCTTTACGATTATGCGGCGATTCTTCAGATCTTGCCGCACCGCTATCCGTTCCTGTATATTGACCAGGTCCTTTCGATGGATCTTGAAGCGGAAGTGCCGACGATTGTGGCTCAGAAGAATGTGTCTTTTAACGAACCGTTCTTTCAGGGACATTTCCCGGGAGAACCGGTGATGCCTGGCGTGATCCAGATTGAGACGATGGCTCAGGCGGGTGCGATTCTTGCCGGTCTTCGCTACGAGACGGAATGCGCGGGGAAGCGCCCGGCGTTTATGGGCGTGGATGCTTGCCGTTTCCGTCGTCCGGTGCGTCCAGGTGATACTCTCGATGTGCGTGTCTCTCTCGATAAGATGCGTCGCGGTATTTTGTTCTTTACGGGCGAAATTCGCTGTGGTGATCAGGTCGTTTGCAATGCGACCTTCAGTGCGACGATGATCTAAAGTTCTAGTTCAAAGCGGGACTCTACCGCGCAGGTCGCGCAAGGCATCCGCCTTTCCACTTGGCTCGCGGCGGCTTTCGTTTGCGAAGCGTGCCGTTTACTGTAAAAGCAAAAGGCTCCCGTGGGGGAGCCTTTTTTGTGTAACGCTTGGACGTTCGGATTAGCGGATGAGAATCTTTTGAGTAGCGCTAAAGTTTGCACCGTTTACGCGGACAATGTAAACGCCTTGCGGAATT
Coding sequences within it:
- a CDS encoding peptide chain release factor codes for the protein MPLNELLRACKVSGFQGGGPGGQFRNKTNSGVDLRLSVFNLAIKSCESRSANENKVHALHRLRLAIALNVREAPKDPSVLKFPGSMGHIQPSNAAYPQFIADVLDFVAANGGDTKEAARAFDLTPSALTKILHADKAILAKIQELRRAGGKPDLRR
- a CDS encoding NUDIX hydrolase, with the protein product MPKNLKSWKTISSKSLLDTRFLKVEEEVCELPNGKVIPDFYTLWQPDWVLILAQTKNGEWIMEHQYRHGTGKIALEFPAGIVDAGESPLEAAKRELQEECAYAGGKFEYLAELPMNPDRHRGRFFVVRATGVEPQGNTHFDMGEEIETLLYSTETVVEKMRSGEIHHPHQIAAFMLYGIDPLQGTLHK
- a CDS encoding UDP-3-O-acyl-N-acetylglucosamine deacetylase produces the protein MKKTIFETEVQGPSLSSECAAVKILCDRARHPKMEWFASSGESLWTTVDLDSFKRLEFFSERSTGLRKNADSSLATFEHLTPVLLMYPQSYFEIRALSKELPILDGSAYPWYEAVRKIAGLPQDLVFYDAPIRERFDWGYGFMEVSPADSLEIEYSISHGSYADDAYVEIYEAEDLVKLFPARTFIFEDDFEKARAEGLLAGVDGSCGLLLREENGKASVVAGEKFRMPNEPVMHKILDLIGDIALPAPFLPRLRIRIHNGGHLAHRKMLERILEYAYRYTPQVD
- the fabZ gene encoding 3-hydroxyacyl-ACP dehydratase FabZ, with protein sequence MLTDTLPKSTKPGVLYDYAAILQILPHRYPFLYIDQVLSMDLEAEVPTIVAQKNVSFNEPFFQGHFPGEPVMPGVIQIETMAQAGAILAGLRYETECAGKRPAFMGVDACRFRRPVRPGDTLDVRVSLDKMRRGILFFTGEIRCGDQVVCNATFSATMI